From a single Stackebrandtia endophytica genomic region:
- a CDS encoding N-acetylmannosamine-6-phosphate 2-epimerase → MTDHADLLDSLRGRLIVSCQAYPGDPLRSPEHMAAMAASVARAPVAGIRAEGVDDLRAIRTVTTLPLIGLWKDGDGDVYITPTARHARAVAETGVDIVAVDATGRPRPDGGRLSDVFAAVHGSGRLVMADVSTVEEGVRAADLGADLVSTTLSGYTPYSRRNEGPDLELVAELAGWLSVPVTAEGRIQSPDQARQAMAAGAWSVVVGTAITAPAAIAERFAGALTSVLDTGGHCG, encoded by the coding sequence ATGACCGATCACGCCGACCTGTTGGACTCGCTGCGCGGCCGGCTCATCGTCTCCTGTCAGGCGTACCCCGGGGATCCGTTGCGGTCACCCGAACACATGGCGGCGATGGCCGCGTCGGTGGCCCGCGCCCCGGTGGCGGGTATACGCGCCGAGGGGGTCGACGACTTGCGGGCGATTCGTACCGTGACGACGCTTCCGTTGATCGGACTGTGGAAGGACGGTGACGGCGACGTATACATCACGCCGACCGCCCGGCACGCCCGTGCCGTCGCCGAGACCGGCGTCGACATCGTGGCCGTCGACGCCACCGGCCGGCCCCGTCCCGACGGTGGTCGACTCTCCGACGTGTTCGCCGCGGTGCACGGTTCGGGTCGACTGGTGATGGCCGACGTGTCCACTGTCGAGGAGGGGGTGCGTGCCGCCGATCTGGGTGCCGACCTGGTGTCTACGACCCTGTCGGGTTACACGCCGTACAGCCGACGGAACGAGGGACCCGACCTGGAGCTGGTGGCGGAGCTGGCGGGGTGGCTGTCGGTGCCGGTGACCGCCGAGGGGCGGATCCAGTCGCCGGATCAGGCGCGACAGGCGATGGCCGCCGGTGCCTGGTCGGTGGTGGTGGGGACCGCGATCACCGCGCCGGCGGCCATCGCCGAGCGGTTCGCCGGGGCGTTGACGTCGGTTCTCGACACAGGCGGCCATTGTGGCTGA
- a CDS encoding phospholipase D-like domain-containing protein encodes MTHPNRMTTKLGTLVVIVGALIATLTTGPAHANTSADLVPTTGAIFNDPTGTAEQQYAIRDHVQGLVESTDAGAVITMSIYNVTNDERGFADALVAAADRGVSVRVVMESSNAGTDSAKAIVAGLGTDKSRPSWAVVCSNGCHGSNINHNKFYLFSQVSGQSNVVVQSSANLTVSNSQRYWNNAVTFVGNAELYHGYLDYFGDLSRNKKDAAYYRTFAAGEVKGYHFPRSGTGDTVANTLENVNCTAGAAPAKIRIGMWYFGRTPVAEQLARLGAAGCQIEIVYTDMLAGPKKVLDGAKNVTMKQLPESGDYIIHSKYYIIDGYYVDSDRKVVFTGSPNFSDRALRSNDETMLRIYSAAIHDQYLANFQQMFAS; translated from the coding sequence ATGACACACCCCAATCGAATGACGACGAAGCTGGGCACGTTGGTGGTGATCGTGGGGGCGTTGATCGCCACCTTGACCACCGGTCCCGCCCACGCGAACACCTCCGCGGACCTCGTTCCGACCACCGGTGCGATCTTCAACGATCCCACCGGGACCGCCGAGCAGCAGTACGCGATCCGCGACCACGTTCAGGGACTGGTCGAGTCCACCGACGCCGGCGCGGTGATCACCATGTCCATCTACAACGTGACCAACGATGAACGCGGCTTCGCCGATGCACTGGTGGCCGCGGCCGACCGTGGTGTGAGCGTCCGGGTGGTGATGGAGTCCAGCAACGCCGGCACCGACAGCGCCAAGGCCATCGTCGCCGGGCTCGGCACCGACAAGTCCCGTCCCTCATGGGCGGTGGTGTGCTCCAACGGTTGCCACGGATCCAACATCAATCACAACAAGTTCTATCTGTTCTCACAGGTGAGTGGACAGTCCAACGTGGTTGTCCAGTCGTCGGCGAACCTGACCGTCTCCAATTCACAGCGCTACTGGAACAACGCGGTCACCTTCGTGGGAAACGCGGAGCTGTACCACGGCTACCTCGACTACTTCGGTGATCTGTCCCGCAACAAGAAGGACGCCGCCTACTACCGGACTTTCGCCGCCGGCGAGGTGAAGGGCTACCACTTCCCCCGGTCGGGCACCGGCGACACGGTCGCCAACACCTTGGAGAACGTGAACTGCACCGCCGGAGCCGCGCCGGCGAAGATCAGGATCGGCATGTGGTACTTCGGCCGAACACCGGTGGCCGAGCAGCTGGCGCGGCTGGGAGCGGCGGGGTGTCAGATCGAGATCGTCTACACCGACATGTTGGCCGGCCCGAAGAAGGTGCTCGACGGTGCGAAGAACGTGACGATGAAGCAGTTGCCCGAGAGCGGTGACTACATCATCCACTCGAAGTACTACATCATCGATGGATACTATGTGGACTCAGATCGCAAGGTGGTGTTCACCGGTAGCCCGAACTTCAGCGACCGGGCGCTGCGGTCCAACGACGAGACCATGCTTCGGATCTATTCGGCCGCCATCCACGACCAGTACCTGGCGAACTTCCAGCAGATGTTCGCCTCCTGA
- a CDS encoding DUF6289 family protein has product MNVRSRSISAAVAAVGIAASLMLTATPAQAAACPIGYDCQTTWYSDAAKTNAVGGEWTSCDGHTSTWGARGPYQNYSRIRC; this is encoded by the coding sequence ATGAACGTTCGATCGCGCTCGATCTCCGCTGCCGTTGCGGCGGTCGGCATCGCCGCCAGCCTGATGCTGACCGCCACGCCCGCCCAGGCCGCCGCCTGCCCCATCGGCTACGACTGCCAGACCACCTGGTACTCCGACGCCGCAAAGACCAACGCCGTCGGCGGCGAGTGGACCTCATGCGACGGCCACACCAGCACCTGGGGCGCACGCGGCCCCTACCAGAACTACAGCCGCATCCGCTGCTGA
- a CDS encoding ATP-binding protein yields the protein MKARELEALSALRFDAVPTEQTLWGGQLPHVPELNQSVYDRVREEIGALNKPAVDSPVGMVVHGEYGSGKSHLVWWARRFIAGIGGYYFNIQPDGSAQTLWSRVVDSILRDLHEPLAVHQMPPDPTTQLSLVVERLAGLMKLPEESRSVLCGRRAVEPAEARIHLKAFTDGIRTFHPNQDLRNVALALGLLALRDDEAPIAGWAFLKNQPEELELRKEWGLRLRPAPPVDMVRHLSTLLAMTGPSLFVVDQIDDMVTTSAQLTQDAGVDQGSTDLAAALMTIREKLTRSITLISCLDHTWQTIRKRSVRSALDRFRDGLYLEPIPNARIARDLMVNLLAPQYDEIGFAAPYPTWPVPTEAFDRAVGIRPRQLIQRFDQYVKACRAAGDLLPSPDLGATTGAEAPVRDDATQRRFVDHRRAIVLSGLKETRAEKDLGEVLAAAARALAVEVGLTDELTVREVGRGAENASVHCEVTGAVETLFVRGINTVKASAVGSRVDKALAVAYSDPEQASHLFIARTDLWGETPRIQKAVAAIIDAGGTVIDVVDDELRTLRAVQLTATGGSDEVMAWLREHRPVSATAFGKSLLQRITPGAPRSTGAIDTCEVEPQSSEHDAVSTAVEPDDPQAIPLGRTIEDKTIELDLHALRKHVAMFASSGSGKTVLLRRIIEECALRGVSTIVLDPNNDLARLGDAWPAAPVGWGVGDDDRARDYLESTDVVVWTPGVSKGNPLTLQALPDFSAVRDDPDELRLAVDTAVASLAPRARIDGESHTADGRRAILRETLMVFARDGGRSLDQLIEMLLDPVDEVLALPSAKKHADFVASALSYARTNDPLFGGEGTGFDPDRLLTPADGYRARVSVINLAGIPEENRPAFVNRLQMTLFSWIKRHPAKDKPLSGLFVMDEAQTFIPSGKNTPCTESTRNLASQARKYGLGLVYATQAPRGIDSRITGNAASHVYGRVTVPAHVGAVQEMARSRGEEAPLVSKLTAGRFFVSLEGAPLTETMVPMCLSHHGSPLEEAEIAERARGKR from the coding sequence ATGAAAGCACGGGAGCTGGAGGCACTTTCCGCACTGCGATTCGATGCGGTGCCGACAGAGCAGACTCTGTGGGGCGGCCAACTGCCGCATGTTCCGGAGCTGAACCAATCCGTTTACGACCGGGTTCGGGAGGAGATCGGGGCTCTCAACAAGCCCGCCGTGGACTCCCCGGTGGGCATGGTGGTGCACGGTGAGTACGGTTCGGGTAAGAGCCACCTGGTCTGGTGGGCGCGGAGGTTCATCGCCGGCATCGGTGGTTATTACTTCAACATCCAACCCGACGGCAGCGCGCAGACTCTGTGGAGCCGAGTCGTCGACTCGATTCTGCGTGATCTCCACGAACCGCTGGCGGTACACCAGATGCCACCTGATCCGACCACTCAACTGTCTCTGGTGGTGGAACGGTTGGCCGGCTTGATGAAACTGCCGGAGGAGTCACGATCTGTTCTGTGTGGACGCCGGGCCGTCGAACCGGCGGAGGCGCGCATTCACCTCAAGGCGTTCACCGATGGTATTCGCACCTTCCACCCGAATCAGGATCTGCGCAACGTCGCGCTGGCCTTGGGGCTGCTCGCATTGCGAGATGACGAAGCACCGATCGCGGGCTGGGCATTCCTGAAGAATCAGCCCGAGGAGCTGGAACTTCGAAAGGAGTGGGGACTACGGCTGCGCCCCGCGCCACCGGTGGACATGGTCAGACACCTGTCGACCCTGTTGGCGATGACCGGACCGTCTCTGTTCGTCGTCGACCAGATCGACGACATGGTGACGACGTCAGCCCAGTTGACCCAGGATGCCGGTGTCGATCAAGGGTCGACCGACCTGGCGGCGGCGTTGATGACGATTCGGGAGAAACTGACCCGCAGCATCACCCTCATATCGTGTCTCGATCACACCTGGCAGACGATTCGGAAACGTTCGGTGCGTTCGGCGCTCGACCGGTTCAGAGACGGCCTGTACCTCGAACCGATCCCGAATGCGCGAATCGCTCGGGATCTGATGGTGAACCTGTTGGCTCCCCAATACGATGAGATCGGTTTCGCCGCACCGTATCCGACCTGGCCGGTTCCGACCGAGGCCTTCGATCGGGCCGTCGGGATCAGGCCACGCCAACTGATTCAACGCTTCGATCAGTACGTCAAGGCGTGCCGTGCGGCAGGCGACCTGCTACCTTCACCCGACTTGGGTGCGACGACCGGGGCCGAGGCGCCCGTCCGCGATGATGCCACTCAACGACGGTTCGTCGATCACCGCCGCGCCATCGTCCTCAGCGGACTCAAGGAGACCCGGGCAGAGAAGGACCTGGGTGAGGTACTGGCCGCCGCCGCACGGGCACTGGCGGTCGAAGTCGGGCTCACCGACGAACTGACGGTGCGTGAGGTCGGCAGGGGTGCCGAAAACGCCTCGGTGCACTGTGAGGTTACCGGTGCCGTCGAGACACTGTTCGTGCGCGGCATCAACACCGTGAAGGCCAGCGCTGTCGGATCCCGAGTCGACAAGGCGTTGGCGGTGGCATACTCCGACCCGGAGCAGGCCAGCCACCTGTTCATCGCCCGGACCGACCTGTGGGGGGAGACCCCGCGCATTCAGAAGGCGGTCGCCGCGATCATCGACGCCGGTGGAACCGTCATCGACGTCGTTGACGACGAGCTCCGCACTCTTCGTGCCGTCCAGCTGACCGCCACGGGTGGTTCCGATGAGGTGATGGCCTGGTTGCGTGAACACCGGCCCGTCAGCGCGACCGCGTTCGGTAAGTCGTTGCTGCAGCGGATCACCCCGGGAGCCCCTCGATCCACCGGCGCGATCGACACCTGTGAAGTCGAGCCACAGTCGTCGGAGCACGATGCGGTGTCGACGGCGGTCGAACCGGATGACCCGCAGGCGATTCCGCTCGGCCGCACCATCGAGGACAAGACGATCGAGCTGGATCTGCACGCGCTGCGTAAACACGTGGCCATGTTCGCCAGCTCTGGCTCCGGCAAGACCGTCCTGTTGCGACGCATCATCGAGGAGTGTGCGTTGCGAGGCGTCAGCACGATCGTGCTGGATCCCAATAACGACCTGGCTCGGCTGGGTGATGCTTGGCCGGCAGCGCCGGTCGGCTGGGGGGTCGGGGACGACGATCGTGCCCGGGATTACCTGGAATCGACCGATGTCGTGGTGTGGACCCCGGGGGTCTCCAAGGGCAATCCGTTGACCTTGCAGGCCCTGCCCGACTTCTCCGCCGTCCGCGATGATCCCGACGAGTTGCGGCTGGCAGTGGACACGGCGGTGGCCTCGCTGGCGCCCAGAGCCCGCATCGACGGCGAGAGTCACACGGCCGACGGCCGCCGGGCGATCCTGCGGGAAACCCTGATGGTGTTCGCTCGTGACGGTGGCCGAAGCCTCGACCAGTTGATCGAGATGCTGCTGGACCCGGTGGACGAGGTGTTGGCGCTGCCCTCGGCGAAGAAACACGCCGACTTCGTGGCCTCGGCACTGTCCTACGCACGGACGAACGACCCGTTGTTCGGTGGTGAGGGCACCGGGTTCGACCCGGACCGGCTGTTGACCCCGGCCGACGGATACCGCGCCAGGGTCTCGGTGATCAACCTCGCCGGAATCCCGGAGGAGAATCGACCCGCCTTCGTCAATCGGCTGCAGATGACGCTGTTCTCCTGGATCAAACGCCACCCCGCTAAGGACAAACCATTGAGTGGACTGTTCGTCATGGACGAAGCTCAGACCTTCATACCGTCGGGTAAGAACACCCCCTGTACCGAGAGCACCCGGAATCTGGCCTCGCAGGCCCGCAAGTACGGCCTCGGGCTGGTCTATGCGACTCAGGCGCCGCGAGGGATCGACAGCCGGATCACCGGCAACGCCGCCAGTCATGTCTACGGCAGGGTGACGGTTCCGGCGCACGTGGGCGCGGTACAGGAGATGGCCCGGTCACGTGGCGAGGAGGCCCCGCTGGTCTCCAAGCTGACCGCCGGGCGGTTCTTCGTCTCGTTGGAGGGGGCGCCGTTGACCGAGACCATGGTCCCCATGTGCCTGAGTCATCACGGTTCCCCGTTGGAGGAAGCCGAGATCGCCGAACGTGCCCGGGGGAAGAGGTGA
- a CDS encoding AIPR family protein has protein sequence MDPVIHQLMTEYCAEQGLDSWSDPDKFEVFTAHCVLSEHTYDRFRAADFRIGGSADGGIDGYAVVVNRRLFREPESLAHFIRDATEISPTIVVFQAKSSANMDRKFISDLRIRVENILRTDAALPNAADVEPLRECLRLLRKNMNRLSSRGVDLMVAYASTSPQANSDMLHEAQQAGRHLAGIGIVKTARFVCQGRDELDQLYQRTRWSSEVVLTFNDQYSMPVDSTAGVKQAWHGVVAAGDLIDALSTDGRLRPELFSENIREYQTDATVNDDIRGTLRDDVRRRRFAVLNNGITIVARSLGASTGRDLVMRDFQVVNGCQTCHVLAEEADRLDGVTVKVQILECDDDDVVSEIVTSTNRQTQIPKVYFTNRKSLVKRLEVYYRHQQARGRPLHFGRKPGKGANDLRSGVVGLNPQLRAYVAMFGPLAPSSGHRDLDDQFDTIFKHAAEEEFYTAAAALYRWEWLVDSRRVAKKFRPLGYQAIAVVGLWNGVRPLGGRAKEKAKRLAGIQELIWSDGQWERRGYDIQALLDDALVATDFADPRSAGAATTFGETVVNLARRQARQPKRAGFA, from the coding sequence GTGGATCCCGTCATTCACCAATTGATGACCGAGTACTGTGCCGAGCAGGGATTGGACTCGTGGAGTGATCCCGATAAGTTCGAGGTGTTCACCGCCCATTGTGTCTTGAGCGAGCACACCTACGACCGGTTTCGCGCCGCTGACTTTCGGATCGGTGGTAGCGCCGACGGCGGCATCGACGGGTACGCCGTGGTGGTGAACCGCCGGCTGTTCCGAGAGCCGGAATCGTTGGCGCACTTCATCCGCGACGCCACCGAGATTTCACCGACCATTGTGGTGTTTCAGGCCAAGTCGTCGGCGAACATGGACCGTAAGTTCATCTCCGACCTGCGGATCCGAGTCGAGAACATCCTGCGAACCGACGCCGCGCTTCCCAACGCGGCGGACGTCGAACCGCTGCGGGAATGCCTGCGGTTGCTGCGTAAGAACATGAACCGACTCAGCAGTCGGGGAGTCGACTTGATGGTCGCATACGCCAGCACCTCTCCCCAAGCCAACAGTGACATGCTGCACGAGGCACAACAGGCCGGAAGGCATCTGGCCGGTATCGGGATCGTCAAGACGGCACGGTTCGTCTGTCAGGGACGAGATGAGCTGGATCAGCTGTACCAGCGCACCCGGTGGTCGTCCGAGGTCGTGTTGACCTTCAACGACCAGTACTCGATGCCCGTCGATTCCACGGCCGGCGTCAAGCAGGCCTGGCATGGTGTGGTCGCTGCGGGTGACCTGATCGACGCACTGTCGACAGACGGACGGTTGCGGCCGGAACTGTTCAGTGAGAACATTCGCGAATATCAAACCGATGCCACCGTGAACGACGATATCCGTGGGACCCTGCGTGACGACGTACGACGTCGCCGATTCGCGGTGCTCAACAACGGCATCACGATCGTGGCGCGATCCCTTGGCGCCTCGACGGGCCGTGATCTGGTCATGCGCGACTTTCAGGTCGTCAACGGTTGCCAGACCTGCCACGTTCTAGCCGAGGAGGCCGACCGGCTGGACGGGGTGACGGTGAAGGTGCAGATCCTCGAATGCGATGACGACGACGTCGTGAGCGAGATCGTCACCAGCACCAACCGGCAGACTCAGATCCCGAAGGTGTACTTCACCAACCGAAAGAGCCTGGTCAAACGCCTTGAGGTCTACTACCGGCATCAACAGGCCAGGGGGCGACCACTCCACTTCGGAAGGAAGCCGGGAAAAGGCGCGAACGATCTGCGCAGCGGTGTCGTCGGGTTGAATCCGCAGTTGCGGGCCTATGTCGCGATGTTCGGGCCTCTGGCGCCGTCGAGTGGTCACCGTGACTTGGACGACCAGTTCGACACCATCTTCAAACACGCCGCCGAGGAGGAGTTCTACACCGCGGCGGCAGCGTTGTATCGATGGGAGTGGCTGGTGGATTCCAGGCGAGTCGCGAAGAAGTTTCGTCCACTGGGGTATCAGGCGATCGCCGTCGTCGGGCTCTGGAATGGTGTCCGCCCCCTGGGTGGTCGGGCGAAGGAGAAGGCCAAACGGTTGGCCGGAATTCAAGAGCTCATCTGGTCCGATGGTCAGTGGGAACGCCGAGGCTATGACATTCAGGCTCTCCTCGACGACGCTCTGGTCGCCACGGACTTCGCCGACCCGAGGAGCGCCGGAGCAGCCACGACGTTCGGGGAGACGGTCGTCAACCTGGCTCGACGTCAGGCGCGGCAGCCGAAGCGTGCCGGTTTCGCGTAA
- a CDS encoding nucleoside deaminase, with product MASSQGSSDLTTQQRDHLRRCVELAREALEAGDEPFGSILVDDRGTVRYEERNRVNSVDPTRHPEFDIARWAGANLTARERHGSTVYTSGEHCPMCSTAHALVGLGPIRYATSFQQLRDWRREWGLTSSPTVDLPIAAVAPQIDAAGPFPEFTDEIRALHARLLGVEA from the coding sequence ATGGCTTCATCTCAGGGCTCATCCGACCTGACGACCCAACAGCGTGACCACCTTCGCCGCTGCGTCGAGCTGGCCCGCGAGGCCCTCGAAGCTGGTGACGAACCGTTCGGTTCGATCCTCGTCGACGACCGGGGCACGGTCCGATACGAAGAACGCAACCGGGTCAACAGTGTCGACCCGACCCGACATCCGGAGTTCGACATCGCCCGCTGGGCCGGTGCCAACCTGACCGCGCGGGAGCGCCACGGCAGCACCGTCTACACCTCCGGCGAGCACTGTCCGATGTGTAGCACCGCGCACGCATTGGTCGGACTGGGACCGATCCGATACGCCACGAGCTTCCAACAGTTGCGCGACTGGCGTCGAGAGTGGGGGTTGACGTCCTCCCCCACCGTCGACCTCCCGATCGCCGCCGTGGCTCCCCAAATCGACGCGGCGGGCCCGTTCCCGGAGTTCACCGACGAGATACGGGCCCTACACGCACGATTGCTGGGCGTCGAGGCGTGA
- a CDS encoding Hsp70 family protein, with the protein MLSAAVLGIDVGTSHTVAILRRTDGTAVPLLFDGSPLLTSAVYAEGPGELVTGQDALQSARLRPERFEPHPKRRVDDGTVLLGDNEFEVAELFAVVLRRVRGEVERVAGALPPRIVVTHPATWGPVRRLVLADACRAVGLTDATLVPEPVAAARYFASELDIAIVPGDAVVVYDFGGGTFDTSVVAATPNGFEVLAVDGSDALGGVDIDQALATHIGLQFPGDERWTALLNPTDAVSRRHRRTFMEDVRSAKERLSRQNRVDLLVPMFDVDTQVTREELEDITELLLDKAVRLTKAVMRSAEVPPDRIVGVFLVGGASRMPLAATSLHRGTGIAPTVIDQPELVVATGATVEVKPAPVAVPAAAAGYSPQPVPPVTTPTIPAQPQPVAVQQMPAPFDPPRPHGALRALHWVQSGLSGLLGMTALIILIVDPPPAQIMPIGVAFMAAVAAMTITIAVDAVRLARAPGIARSVTVVQSIVLGVTLTGVGLVTYFSDPPFPFLHIAILAPGVIAAVILGLVRLERPPQPATPQRITRELRGSLIIQLVLMIGVLLVGSAWWLMFAEATGGQIADEHIGDLINSGLLVLGLVYMLLVVAVLLGRIHVMTAIGRAVLRWSQAVWLTAGALYTVPLFGPEKHRVMPFDIVSISGNDLIARDWRTGLGDFYNRLGLWALIFSAVAAILILIQLSRLSKASVIATR; encoded by the coding sequence ATGCTTTCCGCCGCGGTGCTCGGTATCGATGTCGGCACCTCCCACACCGTCGCGATTCTGCGTCGTACCGATGGCACCGCCGTACCCCTGCTGTTCGACGGTTCTCCGCTGCTCACATCGGCGGTGTACGCGGAGGGGCCCGGGGAGTTGGTCACCGGCCAGGACGCACTGCAATCGGCGAGACTGCGTCCGGAACGATTCGAGCCCCACCCGAAGCGCCGCGTGGATGACGGTACGGTCCTATTGGGGGACAACGAGTTCGAGGTCGCCGAGCTGTTCGCGGTCGTGTTGCGGCGAGTACGCGGCGAAGTCGAACGGGTCGCCGGAGCATTGCCGCCGCGCATCGTGGTGACCCACCCGGCGACCTGGGGTCCGGTGCGCCGTCTGGTCTTGGCCGACGCCTGTCGGGCGGTCGGATTGACCGATGCCACGTTGGTTCCCGAACCGGTCGCGGCAGCCCGGTACTTCGCCTCGGAGCTCGACATCGCCATCGTGCCCGGCGACGCCGTGGTGGTGTACGACTTCGGTGGTGGAACCTTCGACACCTCGGTGGTCGCGGCGACCCCGAACGGGTTCGAGGTGTTGGCCGTGGACGGTTCCGACGCCCTCGGCGGAGTGGACATCGACCAGGCCCTTGCCACGCACATCGGGCTCCAGTTTCCCGGTGACGAGCGGTGGACCGCACTGCTGAACCCGACCGACGCCGTCTCCCGTCGGCATCGGCGGACGTTCATGGAGGATGTGCGATCGGCCAAGGAGAGACTGTCCCGTCAGAATCGCGTCGACCTGTTGGTTCCCATGTTCGATGTGGACACCCAGGTCACCCGCGAGGAACTGGAGGACATCACCGAACTGTTGCTGGACAAGGCCGTCCGCCTGACGAAGGCGGTGATGCGATCGGCGGAGGTGCCGCCCGACCGCATCGTCGGGGTGTTCCTGGTCGGCGGCGCCTCCCGAATGCCGTTGGCGGCGACCAGCCTGCACCGGGGAACCGGTATCGCGCCCACTGTCATCGATCAACCGGAACTCGTGGTGGCGACCGGAGCGACCGTGGAGGTGAAACCGGCACCGGTCGCGGTGCCCGCCGCAGCTGCCGGCTACTCACCGCAGCCGGTCCCGCCGGTGACGACACCGACGATTCCGGCGCAGCCGCAACCCGTTGCGGTCCAGCAGATGCCCGCACCCTTCGACCCGCCACGGCCGCATGGTGCACTCAGGGCATTGCATTGGGTCCAATCCGGACTGTCAGGTCTTCTGGGCATGACCGCGCTGATCATCCTCATCGTGGACCCGCCGCCCGCCCAGATCATGCCGATCGGCGTCGCGTTCATGGCCGCCGTGGCGGCCATGACCATCACCATCGCGGTCGATGCGGTACGACTGGCCCGCGCACCGGGTATCGCGCGATCGGTCACCGTGGTCCAGTCGATCGTTCTCGGGGTCACGTTGACGGGGGTGGGGCTGGTGACCTATTTCAGCGACCCGCCCTTCCCGTTCCTTCACATCGCGATACTGGCTCCGGGAGTCATCGCGGCGGTGATCCTCGGATTGGTGAGACTGGAGCGTCCCCCGCAGCCGGCCACCCCGCAGCGGATCACCCGTGAGCTGAGAGGCTCCCTCATCATCCAGTTGGTGCTGATGATCGGGGTCCTGTTGGTCGGATCGGCCTGGTGGCTGATGTTCGCCGAGGCGACCGGCGGTCAGATCGCCGACGAGCACATCGGTGACCTGATCAACTCCGGGTTGCTGGTACTCGGATTGGTGTACATGTTGCTGGTGGTAGCGGTTCTTCTCGGTCGCATCCACGTCATGACCGCCATCGGTCGCGCGGTTCTGCGATGGTCCCAGGCGGTGTGGTTGACGGCAGGTGCACTGTATACGGTGCCGCTGTTCGGTCCCGAGAAACACCGGGTGATGCCATTCGACATCGTCAGCATCAGCGGCAACGATCTGATCGCCCGCGACTGGCGAACCGGCCTAGGCGACTTCTACAACAGGCTCGGCCTCTGGGCGCTGATCTTCAGCGCGGTGGCCGCGATCCTCATACTCATCCAGTTGTCCCGGCTGTCGAAGGCTTCGGTGATCGCGACCAGGTAG
- a CDS encoding UBP-type zinc finger domain-containing protein yields MTEQIDPAVPPSGTGCADCLTGDGPGWWVHLRRCAQCGHIGCCGSSPSQHAAAHYEQSGHRVITSFEPGEDWFYDFDTDQMMSGPKLAAPDSHPTDQPAPGPAGKVPTDWRRHIHT; encoded by the coding sequence ATGACCGAACAGATAGATCCCGCAGTGCCGCCCAGTGGCACCGGTTGCGCCGACTGCCTGACCGGTGACGGGCCCGGTTGGTGGGTGCACCTGCGCCGATGTGCCCAATGCGGTCACATCGGTTGCTGTGGTTCGTCTCCGTCACAACATGCCGCCGCGCACTACGAGCAGTCGGGACATCGCGTCATCACCAGTTTCGAACCCGGCGAGGACTGGTTCTACGACTTCGACACCGATCAGATGATGTCGGGCCCGAAGTTGGCCGCACCCGATTCCCATCCGACGGACCAACCGGCACCCGGACCGGCCGGAAAGGTTCCCACCGACTGGCGACGGCACATCCACACCTGA